Proteins encoded together in one Bactrocera neohumeralis isolate Rockhampton chromosome 4, APGP_CSIRO_Bneo_wtdbg2-racon-allhic-juicebox.fasta_v2, whole genome shotgun sequence window:
- the LOC126757431 gene encoding pyruvate carboxylase, mitochondrial isoform X1, with translation MFIPVAQSAFKALRQSSPRVRVFLINRNAYSTQVEYKPIRSVLVANRGEIAIRVFRACTELGIKSVAIYSEQDKMHMHRQKADESYIVGKGLPPVEAYLNIPEIIRVCKENDVDAVHPGYGFLSERSDFAQAVIDAGLRFIGPSPKVVQQMGDKVAARIAAIEAGVPIVPGTDGPVTTKEEAVEFCKKHGLPVIFKAAYGGGGRGMRVVRKMDEVEEMFERASSEAKAAFGNGAMFIEKFIERPRHIEVQLLGDKAGNVVHLFERDCSVQRRHQKVVEIAPAPRLPQEIRDKMTEAAVRLAKHVGYENAGTVEFLCDETGNFYFIEVNARLQVEHTVTEEITGIDLVQSQIRVAEGMTLPELGYTQENIQPRGYAIQCRVTTEDPANDFQPSTGRLEVFRSGEGMGIRVDSASGFAGAIISPYYDSLLVKIISHASDLQSSAAKMNRALREFRIRGVKTNIPFLLNVLENQKFLHGVLDTYFIDEHPQLFKFRLSQNRAQKLLNYIGEVLVNGPQTPLATGLKPADITPHVPEVPLDLSPEAISREERGEAKVTEPPKGLRHILKTQGPEAFAKEVRSRKNLMLMDTSFRDAHQSLLATRVRSHDLLKISPYVAHKFNNLYSLENWGGATFDVALRFLHECPWERLEEMRKRIPNIPFQMLLRGANAVGYTSYPDNVVHKFCDLAVQTGMDIFRVFDSLNYLPNLILGMEAAGKAGGVVEAAISYTGDVSDPARTKYDLKYYTNLADELVKAGTHVLCIKDMAGLLKPQAAKLLITAIRDKHPDIPIHIHTHDTSGAGVASMLACAEAGADVVDTAVDSMSGMTSQPSMGAVVASLQGTPLDTQFDLRDVSEYSAYWEQTRTLYAPFECTTTMKSGNADVYLNEIPGGQYTNLQFQAFSLGLGDFFEDVKKAYREANLLLGDIIKVTPSSKVVGDLAQFMVQNKLNAEQVLDKAEELSFPKSVVEFLQGSIGIPHGGFPEPLRSRVLKDMPRVEGRPGANLPALDFDKLTKELKESHPHISERDVMSSALYPAVTEDFLYFRENYGPVDKLDTRIFLTGPKVGEEFEVAIERGKTLSLKTLAMAEDLTPNGEREVFFEMNGQLRSVLIRDKEAVKELHIHPKANKSNKNEVGAPMPGTVIDIRVKEGDTVEKGQPLVVLSAMKMEMVVQAPKAGVVKKLEIINGMKLEGDDLIMQIE, from the exons ATGTTCATACCGGTTGCACAGTCGGCCTTTAAGGCTTTAAGACAATCTTCACCGCGTGTTCGTGTTTTTCTTATTAACAGAAATGCCTACTCTACTCAg GTTGAATATAAGCCAATACGTTCGGTGCTGGTCGCCAATCGCGGTGAGATCGCCATTCGTGTCTTCCGTGCTTGTACAGAATTGGGTATCAAATCGGTGGCCATCTACTCCGAACAAGACAAAATGCATATGCACCGTCAAAAAGCTGATGAATCGTATATTGTCGGTAAAGGTTTGCCACCGGTTGAAGCTTACCTGAACATTCCAGAGATTATACGTGTATGCAAAGAGAATGATGTGGATGCTGTGCATCCGGGTTATGGTTTCCTTTCGGAACGAAGTGATTTTGCACAGGCTGTCATTGATGCTGGGCTGCGTTTCATTGGTCCCTCACCGAAAGTGGTGCAACAAATGGGTGATAAAGTAGCTGCACGTATTGCTGCAATCGAAGCTGGTGTACCGATTGTGCCCGGTACAGATGGACCCGTCACTACAAAAGAAGAGGCTGTGGAATTCTGCAAGAAACATGGTTTGCCAGTGATCTTTAAGGCCGCTTATGGTGGCGGTGGACGTGGTATGCGTGTTGTACGCAAAATGGATGAAGTCGAAGAAATGTTTGAGCGTGCCAGCTCGGAGGCAAAGGCCGCTTTTGGTAATGGTGCTATGTTTATTGAAAAGTTCATTGAACGACCACGTCATATTGAGGTGCAATTGCTTGGTGACAAGGCTGGCAATGTGGTGCATTTGTTTGAACGTGACTGCTCGGTGCAACGTCGTCACCAAAAGGTGGTTGAGATAGCGCCTGCACCACGACTACCCCAAGAGATACGCGACAAGATGACTGAGGCTGCTGTACGTCTAGCCAAGCATGTGGGTTACGAAAACGCCGGTACAGTAGAGTTCCTGTGTGATGAGACGGGTAATTTTTACTTCATTGAAGTGAATGCCAG ATTACAAGTGGAGCACACTGTCACCGAGGAGATCACCGGCATTGATCTAGTTCAATCGCAAATACGTGTTGCCGAAGGCATGACTCTACCGGAACTCGGCTATACACAGGAAAATATACAACCACGTGGTTATGCCATCCAATGTCGTGTCACCACCGAAGATCCCGCCAATGACTTCCAACCCAGCACCGGTCGTCTGGAGGTATTCCGTTCGGGTGAAGGTATGGGTATACGTGTGGATAGTGCTTCAGGTTTTGCAGGTGCCATCATCTCACCCTACTACGATTCGTTGCTCGTCAAAATTATTTCCCATGCTAGCGATTTGCAGAGCTCGGCAGCTAAAATGAATCGTGCACTTCGAGAATTCCGCAtacgtggtgtaaaaaccaataTACCGTTCTTGTTGAATGTcttggaaaatcaaaaattcttaCACGGCGTTTTAGACACCTACTTTATTGATGAACATCCACAGCTCTTCAAATTCCGTCTCTCACAGAATCGTGCACAGAAACTGCTGAACTACATTGGTGAAGTGCTTGTGAATGGTCCACAAACACCATTGGCAACCGGTTTGAAACCCGCTGATATTACCCCACATGTGCCAGAAGTGCCTCTAG ACCTGTCACCCGAGGCAATAAGCCGTGAAGAGCGCGGAGAAGCCAAAG TCACCGAACCACCAAAAGGACTACGACATATACTCAAAACACAAGGTCCCGAAGCTTTCGCAAAAGAAGTACGCAGCCGTAAGAACCTTATGTTGATGGACACATCATTCCGTGATGCCCATCAATCGCTGTTGGCGACACGTGTCCGTTCCCATGATCTGCTTAAGATCTCACCATATGTCGCACACAAATTTAATAATCTCTATTCGTTGGAGAATTGGGGTGGTGCCACCTTCGATGTAGCATTGCGTTTTCTACATGAATGCCCGTGGGAACGTTTGGAGGAAATGCGTAAACGTATACCAAATATTCCATTCCAGATGTTGTTGCGTGGTGCCAACGCTGTTGGTTACACCAGTTATCCCGATAATGTCGTGCATAAATTCTGTGATTTGGcg GTACAAACTGGCATGGATATTTTCCGTGTCTTCGATTCACTAAATTATTTACCCAACTTGATTTTGGGTATGGAAGCTGCCGGCAAGGCCGGTGGTGTTGTTGAGGCTGCGATTTCCTATACCGGCGATGTAAGTGATCCCGCACGTACCAAATATGATCTCAAGTACTACACCAACTTGGCCGATGAGCTGGTGAAGGCCGGCACACACGTACTTTGCATCAAAGATATGGCAGGCTTATTGAAACCACAAGCGGCAAA ATTACTTATCACCGCAATACGCGATAAGCACCCCGATATaccaatacatatacacacacacgacACTTCAGGTGCCGGTGTCGCTTCTATGCTCGCTTGTGCCGAAGCGGGCGCTGATGTTGTTGATACAGCAGTGGACTCTATGTCCGGCATGACATCGCAGCCCAGCATGGGCGCTGTGGTGGCGTCGCTGCAAGGCACACCGCTCGACACACAATTCGATTTGCGTGATGTTTCCGAATATTCAGCTTACTGGGAACAAACACGCACACTTTATGCACCCTTCGAATGTACCACCACCATGAAATCGGGCAATGCCGATGTGTACCTCAATGAAATACCCGGTGGTCAATATACCAATTTGCAATTCCAAGCATTCTCATTGGGTCTGGGTGACTTCTTCGAAGATGTTAAGAAAGCTTATCGCGAAGCGAATTTGTTGCTGGGTGACATTATTAAAGTGACACCATCATCAAAAGTTGTTGGTGATCTGGCGCAATTTATGGTGCAAAACAAATTGAATGCCGAACAAGTGTTGGATAAGGCTGAGGAATTGTCATTCCCTAAATCGGTGGTGGAATTCTTACAAGGTTCAATCGGTATACCACATGGTGGCTTCCCCGAACCACTACGCTCACGTGTGCTCAAGGATATGCCACGCGTTGAGGGACGACCCGGTGCCAATTTACCTGCTTTAGACTTTGATAAACTTACGAAGGAGCTAAAGGAATCTCATCCCCATATTAGCGAACGTGATGTTATGTCGTCGGCGCTTTATCCAGCTGTAACCGAAGACTTTTTGTACTTCCGTGAGAATTATGGACCAGTTGATAAACTAGATACACGCATCTTCCTTACTGGACCCAAGGTGGGCGAAGAATTTGAAGTTGCCATTGAACGCGGCAAGACCTTGAGTTTGAAGACTCTGGCTATGGCTGAAGATCTGACGCCAAACGGCGAACGTGAGGTCTTCTTCGAGATGAACGGTCAACTGCGTTCAGTGCTGATACGCGATAAGGAGGCCGTAAAG GAACTTCACATTCATCCTAAAGCCAACAAGTCGAACAAAAACGAAGTGGGCGCACCCATGCCGGGTACCGTGATCGATATTCGTGTGAAGGAGGGCGATACTGTTGAAAAGGGTCAACCTTTGGTTGTGCTTTCGGCCATGAAAATGGAAATGGTTGTGCAAGCACCAAAAGCGGGCGTAGTGAAGAAGCTAGAGATCATCAACGGCATGAAATTAGAAGGTGACGATTTAATTATGCAGATAGAATAA
- the LOC126757431 gene encoding pyruvate carboxylase, mitochondrial isoform X2 — protein sequence MFIPVAQSAFKALRQSSPRVRVFLINRNAYSTQVEYKPIRSVLVANRGEIAIRVFRACTELGIKSVAIYSEQDKMHMHRQKADESYIVGKGLPPVEAYLNIPEIIRVCKENDVDAVHPGYGFLSERSDFAQAVIDAGLRFIGPSPKVVQQMGDKVAARIAAIEAGVPIVPGTDGPVTTKEEAVEFCKKHGLPVIFKAAYGGGGRGMRVVRKMDEVEEMFERASSEAKAAFGNGAMFIEKFIERPRHIEVQLLGDKAGNVVHLFERDCSVQRRHQKVVEIAPAPRLPQEIRDKMTEAAVRLAKHVGYENAGTVEFLCDETGNFYFIEVNARLQVEHTVTEEITGIDLVQSQIRVAEGMTLPELGYTQENIQPRGYAIQCRVTTEDPANDFQPSTGRLEVFRSGEGMGIRVDSASGFAGAIISPYYDSLLVKIISHASDLQSSAAKMNRALREFRIRGVKTNIPFLLNVLENQKFLHGVLDTYFIDEHPQLFKFRLSQNRAQKLLNYIGEVLVNGPQTPLATGLKPADITPHVPEVPLVTEPPKGLRHILKTQGPEAFAKEVRSRKNLMLMDTSFRDAHQSLLATRVRSHDLLKISPYVAHKFNNLYSLENWGGATFDVALRFLHECPWERLEEMRKRIPNIPFQMLLRGANAVGYTSYPDNVVHKFCDLAVQTGMDIFRVFDSLNYLPNLILGMEAAGKAGGVVEAAISYTGDVSDPARTKYDLKYYTNLADELVKAGTHVLCIKDMAGLLKPQAAKLLITAIRDKHPDIPIHIHTHDTSGAGVASMLACAEAGADVVDTAVDSMSGMTSQPSMGAVVASLQGTPLDTQFDLRDVSEYSAYWEQTRTLYAPFECTTTMKSGNADVYLNEIPGGQYTNLQFQAFSLGLGDFFEDVKKAYREANLLLGDIIKVTPSSKVVGDLAQFMVQNKLNAEQVLDKAEELSFPKSVVEFLQGSIGIPHGGFPEPLRSRVLKDMPRVEGRPGANLPALDFDKLTKELKESHPHISERDVMSSALYPAVTEDFLYFRENYGPVDKLDTRIFLTGPKVGEEFEVAIERGKTLSLKTLAMAEDLTPNGEREVFFEMNGQLRSVLIRDKEAVKELHIHPKANKSNKNEVGAPMPGTVIDIRVKEGDTVEKGQPLVVLSAMKMEMVVQAPKAGVVKKLEIINGMKLEGDDLIMQIE from the exons ATGTTCATACCGGTTGCACAGTCGGCCTTTAAGGCTTTAAGACAATCTTCACCGCGTGTTCGTGTTTTTCTTATTAACAGAAATGCCTACTCTACTCAg GTTGAATATAAGCCAATACGTTCGGTGCTGGTCGCCAATCGCGGTGAGATCGCCATTCGTGTCTTCCGTGCTTGTACAGAATTGGGTATCAAATCGGTGGCCATCTACTCCGAACAAGACAAAATGCATATGCACCGTCAAAAAGCTGATGAATCGTATATTGTCGGTAAAGGTTTGCCACCGGTTGAAGCTTACCTGAACATTCCAGAGATTATACGTGTATGCAAAGAGAATGATGTGGATGCTGTGCATCCGGGTTATGGTTTCCTTTCGGAACGAAGTGATTTTGCACAGGCTGTCATTGATGCTGGGCTGCGTTTCATTGGTCCCTCACCGAAAGTGGTGCAACAAATGGGTGATAAAGTAGCTGCACGTATTGCTGCAATCGAAGCTGGTGTACCGATTGTGCCCGGTACAGATGGACCCGTCACTACAAAAGAAGAGGCTGTGGAATTCTGCAAGAAACATGGTTTGCCAGTGATCTTTAAGGCCGCTTATGGTGGCGGTGGACGTGGTATGCGTGTTGTACGCAAAATGGATGAAGTCGAAGAAATGTTTGAGCGTGCCAGCTCGGAGGCAAAGGCCGCTTTTGGTAATGGTGCTATGTTTATTGAAAAGTTCATTGAACGACCACGTCATATTGAGGTGCAATTGCTTGGTGACAAGGCTGGCAATGTGGTGCATTTGTTTGAACGTGACTGCTCGGTGCAACGTCGTCACCAAAAGGTGGTTGAGATAGCGCCTGCACCACGACTACCCCAAGAGATACGCGACAAGATGACTGAGGCTGCTGTACGTCTAGCCAAGCATGTGGGTTACGAAAACGCCGGTACAGTAGAGTTCCTGTGTGATGAGACGGGTAATTTTTACTTCATTGAAGTGAATGCCAG ATTACAAGTGGAGCACACTGTCACCGAGGAGATCACCGGCATTGATCTAGTTCAATCGCAAATACGTGTTGCCGAAGGCATGACTCTACCGGAACTCGGCTATACACAGGAAAATATACAACCACGTGGTTATGCCATCCAATGTCGTGTCACCACCGAAGATCCCGCCAATGACTTCCAACCCAGCACCGGTCGTCTGGAGGTATTCCGTTCGGGTGAAGGTATGGGTATACGTGTGGATAGTGCTTCAGGTTTTGCAGGTGCCATCATCTCACCCTACTACGATTCGTTGCTCGTCAAAATTATTTCCCATGCTAGCGATTTGCAGAGCTCGGCAGCTAAAATGAATCGTGCACTTCGAGAATTCCGCAtacgtggtgtaaaaaccaataTACCGTTCTTGTTGAATGTcttggaaaatcaaaaattcttaCACGGCGTTTTAGACACCTACTTTATTGATGAACATCCACAGCTCTTCAAATTCCGTCTCTCACAGAATCGTGCACAGAAACTGCTGAACTACATTGGTGAAGTGCTTGTGAATGGTCCACAAACACCATTGGCAACCGGTTTGAAACCCGCTGATATTACCCCACATGTGCCAGAAGTGCCTCTAG TCACCGAACCACCAAAAGGACTACGACATATACTCAAAACACAAGGTCCCGAAGCTTTCGCAAAAGAAGTACGCAGCCGTAAGAACCTTATGTTGATGGACACATCATTCCGTGATGCCCATCAATCGCTGTTGGCGACACGTGTCCGTTCCCATGATCTGCTTAAGATCTCACCATATGTCGCACACAAATTTAATAATCTCTATTCGTTGGAGAATTGGGGTGGTGCCACCTTCGATGTAGCATTGCGTTTTCTACATGAATGCCCGTGGGAACGTTTGGAGGAAATGCGTAAACGTATACCAAATATTCCATTCCAGATGTTGTTGCGTGGTGCCAACGCTGTTGGTTACACCAGTTATCCCGATAATGTCGTGCATAAATTCTGTGATTTGGcg GTACAAACTGGCATGGATATTTTCCGTGTCTTCGATTCACTAAATTATTTACCCAACTTGATTTTGGGTATGGAAGCTGCCGGCAAGGCCGGTGGTGTTGTTGAGGCTGCGATTTCCTATACCGGCGATGTAAGTGATCCCGCACGTACCAAATATGATCTCAAGTACTACACCAACTTGGCCGATGAGCTGGTGAAGGCCGGCACACACGTACTTTGCATCAAAGATATGGCAGGCTTATTGAAACCACAAGCGGCAAA ATTACTTATCACCGCAATACGCGATAAGCACCCCGATATaccaatacatatacacacacacgacACTTCAGGTGCCGGTGTCGCTTCTATGCTCGCTTGTGCCGAAGCGGGCGCTGATGTTGTTGATACAGCAGTGGACTCTATGTCCGGCATGACATCGCAGCCCAGCATGGGCGCTGTGGTGGCGTCGCTGCAAGGCACACCGCTCGACACACAATTCGATTTGCGTGATGTTTCCGAATATTCAGCTTACTGGGAACAAACACGCACACTTTATGCACCCTTCGAATGTACCACCACCATGAAATCGGGCAATGCCGATGTGTACCTCAATGAAATACCCGGTGGTCAATATACCAATTTGCAATTCCAAGCATTCTCATTGGGTCTGGGTGACTTCTTCGAAGATGTTAAGAAAGCTTATCGCGAAGCGAATTTGTTGCTGGGTGACATTATTAAAGTGACACCATCATCAAAAGTTGTTGGTGATCTGGCGCAATTTATGGTGCAAAACAAATTGAATGCCGAACAAGTGTTGGATAAGGCTGAGGAATTGTCATTCCCTAAATCGGTGGTGGAATTCTTACAAGGTTCAATCGGTATACCACATGGTGGCTTCCCCGAACCACTACGCTCACGTGTGCTCAAGGATATGCCACGCGTTGAGGGACGACCCGGTGCCAATTTACCTGCTTTAGACTTTGATAAACTTACGAAGGAGCTAAAGGAATCTCATCCCCATATTAGCGAACGTGATGTTATGTCGTCGGCGCTTTATCCAGCTGTAACCGAAGACTTTTTGTACTTCCGTGAGAATTATGGACCAGTTGATAAACTAGATACACGCATCTTCCTTACTGGACCCAAGGTGGGCGAAGAATTTGAAGTTGCCATTGAACGCGGCAAGACCTTGAGTTTGAAGACTCTGGCTATGGCTGAAGATCTGACGCCAAACGGCGAACGTGAGGTCTTCTTCGAGATGAACGGTCAACTGCGTTCAGTGCTGATACGCGATAAGGAGGCCGTAAAG GAACTTCACATTCATCCTAAAGCCAACAAGTCGAACAAAAACGAAGTGGGCGCACCCATGCCGGGTACCGTGATCGATATTCGTGTGAAGGAGGGCGATACTGTTGAAAAGGGTCAACCTTTGGTTGTGCTTTCGGCCATGAAAATGGAAATGGTTGTGCAAGCACCAAAAGCGGGCGTAGTGAAGAAGCTAGAGATCATCAACGGCATGAAATTAGAAGGTGACGATTTAATTATGCAGATAGAATAA
- the LOC126755849 gene encoding transducin beta-like protein 3: MNMSGLCEKSFAVATKFSNFYGGGDVVWSEDGERIYCLNNTEVSAINVSTGQLVRAYGTTAEIAENNLTPGNKIERNEDDQLEDEIPCFSLSPDNTLLVTAHRSGLLRLWSVESGKVVKLWKGQHKGPIVKVQFSTCGKIICSSGADSSLRIWDYVHSTCMCALREFSGPALVLAFHPDIKRTEVYATGADNTIYCFNYAEKRLLFQMRGHLSQVTAITFLGGENGCDYLASVSRDKVLIVWRLADASQYKVIPMFEELEGVACLVKNNNDPDVLNVVVSCAAGALKLVDCKTSKLTTLTEDTSQEFRQLLHCKRSEQLAVITVEQNILIYKATDECVAANNVECAKQLIGFNDEILDICFWGENDRFLAVASNSKNIKIYDTEANMNCKIASGHNDTVMTLSAAGGTNLLLSAGKDLSICLWRVNPNTFTLNCVARNNSSHTSTIGCIAFGCNTAAFFASVSQDGSLKVWNLKKNKDAPHSFNLKYSALSHDKEVNSVSFSPNNKLLATASQDKTAKLWSADSNALVGTLRGHTRGVWCVRFSPADQVVLTSSSDCTLRLWSLATLTCIKRFEQECTVLRAEFIDYGKYVVSAASDGLLKLWSIKTNECVQTLDAHTDRIWSLAISTRSGKCFYSGGADSKLIQWQDVTTVCRNDEIDKRAELVQQEQTLQSLLHQKKNLKKAFMLALKLSKPKTTYNILGDYVRERNTEPVRELINALNSDQRVTLMEHTKAWTTNSRHCKIANLVLHYLLSDYIAAPTEHGVPGMRNVVEVLTPYLQRHHKRVNELTKELMFLEFIVNGI, encoded by the exons ATGAATATGTCAGGTTTGTGCGAGAAAAG TTTTGCAGTTGCAACGAAATTCAGCAATTTCTATGGAGGGGGAGACGTTGTTTGGTCTGAAGATGGTGAACGCATTTATTGCTTAAACAACACCGAAGTTTCTGCCATAAATGTATCTACTGGTCAACTTGTACGTGCTTATGGTACCACGGCAGAAATAGCGGAAAATAATTTAACGCCGGGTAATAAAATAGAAAGGAACGAAGATGATCAGCTGGAAGATGAAATTCCTTGTTTTTCACTTTCGCCCGATAATACATTACTTGTAACTGCTCACCGTAGTGGCTTGTTGCGATTGTGGTCTGTCGAATCTGGAAAGGTTGTTAAATTGTGGAAAGGTCAGCATAAAGGCCCAATTGTGAAAGTACAATTTAGCACATGCGGAAAGATTATATGTTCCAGTGGTGCTGATTCCTCATTGCGCATATGGGACTATGTGCACAGCACATGTATGTGTGCTCTACGGGAATTTAGTGGACCTGCATTGGTTTTAGCATTCCATCCAGATATTAAGCGGACAGAGGTGTATGCCACTGGTGCTGACAACACGatatattgttttaattatgcTGAAAAGCGATTATTGTTTCAAATGCGTGGTCATCTTTCGCAAGTTACGGCTATAACATTTTTAGGCGGTGAAAATGGTTGCGATTACCTGGCATCTGTAAGTCGGGACAAAGTTTTAATTGTATGGCGTCTTGCCGATGCATCACAATATAAAGTTATACCAATGTTTGAAGAATTAGAGGGCGTAGCGTGtttggttaaaaataataatgaccCAGATGTTCTTAACGTAGTTGTATCATGTGCAGCGGGAGCTTTAAAATTGGTGGATTGTAAAACATCAAAATTAACAACATTGACGGAAGATACCAGCCAAGAATTTCGCCAATTAttacattgtaaacgctctgaGCAATTGGCTGTGATAACAGTGgaacaaaatatattgatatacaAAGCCACTGACGAATGTGTAGCTGCAAATAACGTAGAATGTGCAAAACAGTTAATCGGCTTTAATGATGAAATATTGGATATTTGCTTTTGGGGTGAGAATGACCGTTTCCTAGCTGTAGCGTCTaacagcaaaaatattaaaatttatgataCCGAAGCCAATATGAATTGCAAAATTGCGAGTGGTCACAATGACACCGTTATGACGCTATCAGCTGCTGGAGGTACTAACCTCTTGCTTTCAGCCGGCAAAGATCTTAGCATATGTTTATGGAGAGTGAATCCAAATACGTTTACACTCAACTGTGTGGCCCGCAATAACAGCAGTCACACTTCCACAATTGGTTGCATTGCATTTGGTTGTAACACCGCAGCGTTTTTCGCATCAGTCTCACAAGATGGCAGCCTTAAAGTCtggaatttgaagaaaaataaggaTGCTCCACACTCCTTCAATTTGAAGTATTCGGCTTTGTCTCACGACAAAGAAGTGAATAGCGTTAGTTTCTCACCAAATAATAAGTTATTGGCCACAGCATCGCAAGACAAAACCGCAAAATTGTGGAGCGCTGACAGCAATGCATTAGTTGGTACACTACGTGGTCATACGCGTGGAGTTTGGTGTGTGCGCTTCTCCCCAGCCGATCAAGTCGTTCTAACATCTTCTAGCGATTGCACACTACGCCTTTGGTCTTTAGCTACGCTAACATGTATTAAACGGTTCGAACAAGAATGTACGGTATTACGTGCTGAATTCATTGACTATGGCAAATATGTAGTATCTGCAGCATCTGATGGTCTACTTAAATTGTGGAGCATAAAAACAAACGAATGTGTGCAAACTTTAGATGCGCATACAGATCGCATTTGGTCGCTAGCAATATCCACACGCAGTGGTAAATGCTTTTATAGCGGCGGTGCAGACTCCAAATTGATACAATGGCAAGATGTGACAACGGTATGTCGAAATGATGAAATTGATAAACGTGCCGAGCTGGTGCAACAAGAGCAAACATTGCAATCGCTGCTACATcagaagaaaaatttgaaaaaagcttttatgTTGGCGCTAAAACTAAGCAAACCTAAAACAACTTATAACATTCTGGGTGACTACGTGCGTGAACGTAACACAGAGCCTGTTCGTGAGTTAATTAATGCATTGAACAGTGATCAACGTGTTACTCTCATGGAGCATACGAAAGCATGGACGACAAATTCACGGCACTGCAAAATTGCCAATCTTGTTTTGCATTACTTACTGAGTGACTACATTGCCGCGCCTACTGAGCATGGCGTGCCTGGCATGCGTAATGTAGTGGAGGTGCTTACGCCATACCTGCAGCGGCACCATAAACGTGTCAATGAGCTGACCAAGGAATTGATGTTCCTCGAGTTCATCGTCAATGgcatttaa